From Polynucleobacter difficilis, a single genomic window includes:
- a CDS encoding DegT/DnrJ/EryC1/StrS family aminotransferase, whose amino-acid sequence MNFKYPLATTTWDEAEYQALQDVISSGMFTMGPKVAQFECDFAQYIGSKYAVMVNSGSSANLLMIAALFYTKNSSLKLNRGDEVIVPAVSWSTTYYPLYQYGLKIKFVDIDLNTLNYDLDQLRLAVSEKTRAIMAVNLLGNPNDFSSIKHIIGDRNIVLIEDNCESLGAEFEGKMAGTFGVMGSFSSFFSHHISTMEGGLVVTDDEEFYHILLSLRAHGWTRNLPKENHVCGTKSEDSFEESFRFVLPGYNVRPLEMSGALGIEQVKKLPHLISERRNNAVLLQSTLRDHPEILIQSEVGQSSWFGFSLVIKPKSSWIRKDLIGRLTNLGFECRPIVAGNFAKNEVVKFFNSEVHGQLKNAEHVDQNGLFIGNHHHPICDAIKALENI is encoded by the coding sequence ATGAATTTTAAATACCCTTTAGCCACCACCACCTGGGATGAGGCTGAGTATCAAGCCCTGCAAGATGTAATTTCTAGCGGTATGTTCACAATGGGGCCAAAAGTTGCCCAATTCGAGTGTGATTTCGCTCAATATATTGGCAGCAAGTATGCGGTGATGGTCAATTCTGGTTCGTCTGCGAATTTGCTAATGATTGCTGCGCTCTTTTATACAAAGAACTCAAGTCTTAAGCTTAATAGAGGTGATGAGGTGATCGTTCCAGCAGTGTCGTGGAGTACTACTTATTACCCGCTTTATCAGTACGGATTAAAGATCAAGTTTGTGGATATAGATTTAAACACTTTAAACTACGATTTAGATCAGCTGCGGCTTGCAGTTTCAGAGAAGACACGTGCAATTATGGCTGTTAATTTGCTGGGAAATCCAAATGATTTTTCAAGCATTAAGCATATTATTGGTGATAGAAATATAGTTCTTATTGAGGATAATTGCGAATCTTTAGGCGCTGAATTCGAAGGGAAAATGGCTGGCACGTTTGGTGTAATGGGTAGCTTCAGCTCATTCTTTTCTCACCACATTTCAACAATGGAAGGTGGCCTAGTTGTCACCGATGACGAAGAGTTTTATCACATTCTTCTATCGCTTCGCGCTCATGGCTGGACTAGAAATTTACCTAAAGAAAATCATGTGTGTGGGACTAAAAGTGAAGACTCATTTGAAGAGTCATTTCGTTTTGTACTACCCGGATACAACGTCCGACCCTTGGAGATGTCTGGCGCCCTAGGAATCGAGCAAGTTAAAAAATTACCGCATTTAATTTCAGAGCGTAGAAATAATGCTGTTTTATTGCAAAGTACCTTAAGAGATCATCCGGAGATATTGATTCAGTCTGAAGTTGGGCAGAGTAGTTGGTTTGGGTTTAGTTTAGTAATTAAGCCAAAGTCATCTTGGATAAGAAAGGATTTGATTGGTAGGCTTACTAATTTAGGTTTTGAATGTAGGCCAATTGTCGCTGGGAATTTTGCTAAAAATGAAGTGGTCAAATTTTTTAACTCAGAAGTTCATGGGCAATTGAAGAATGCTGAGCATGTAGATCAGAATGGTTTATTTATTGGGAACCATCACCATCCAATTTGTGACGCGATCAAAGCCTTAGAAAATATTTGA